The DNA window NNNNNNNNNNNNNNNNNNNNNNNNNNNNNNNNNNNNNNNNNNNNNNNNNNNNNNNNNNNNNNNNNNNNNNNNNNNNNNGAAGAGCTGGCTTTGCCGCCGGTGAAGATCCACTGTTCGGTCTTAGCCGAAGACGCGATCAAGGCTGCCATCGACGACTACCGCAAGAAAAAC is part of the Ectothiorhodosinus mongolicus genome and encodes:
- a CDS encoding iron-sulfur cluster assembly scaffold protein, with the translated sequence EELALPPVKIHCSVLAEDAIKAAIDDYRKKNGTAVSEVA